In Methylocystis echinoides, one genomic interval encodes:
- a CDS encoding SH3 domain-containing protein: MRKSVFGLAFLSAALAAAAALAAPVTSPANVRLGPSPKLPVIATIPAGADVQVLDCGGGWRRDWCKVAYGKVKGYVAAGVLAPSGNDVVVAPVVTTELANLYKGPGVKWAVIGPVPGGSTVNKGACVPGWQARWCIVNYNGQVGYMMENLLERQGALFPM; encoded by the coding sequence ATGCGCAAATCTGTTTTCGGTCTGGCTTTTCTGTCGGCCGCTCTTGCCGCCGCTGCGGCGCTGGCCGCGCCCGTCACTAGCCCCGCGAATGTGCGCTTGGGCCCCAGCCCGAAATTGCCGGTCATCGCGACCATTCCAGCCGGCGCCGATGTGCAGGTGCTGGATTGCGGCGGCGGCTGGCGGCGCGACTGGTGCAAGGTCGCCTATGGTAAGGTGAAAGGCTATGTCGCCGCCGGCGTGCTCGCGCCCTCGGGCAATGACGTCGTCGTCGCGCCGGTGGTGACCACTGAGCTCGCGAATCTTTACAAGGGACCGGGCGTCAAATGGGCCGTGATCGGCCCTGTGCCGGGCGGCTCCACGGTGAACAAGGGCGCCTGCGTCCCCGGTTGGCAGGCTCGCTGGTGCATCGTGAATTACAACGGCCAGGTCGGCTATATGATGGAGAACCTTCTCGAGCGCCAAGGCGCCCTCTTCCCCATGTAA
- a CDS encoding MBL fold metallo-hydrolase — MNAPFMHAAERVSPLVRRVTAPNAGPFTYTGTCSYIVGAGDVALIDPGPNDPRHVAALLDALRGERLRYILVTHTHRDHSPAARPLKEATGAIIAGCAPYAPPPDIGVTGPGLDASHDTAYAPDVTLKEGHRLDLGGATVEALETPGHTTNHLCFALRDEKALFTGDHVMGWSTTVIAPPDGSMTDYMASVERMRQRDDAIYWPGHGDPVPEPQRYLRALQHHRRAREAAILQRLDAGDDTVPAMVARIYESVDKRLHGAAAMTVFAHLEDLVLRGLVESDGPPSLAARYARK, encoded by the coding sequence ATGAACGCGCCGTTTATGCACGCCGCAGAGCGCGTCTCCCCCCTGGTGCGCCGCGTGACCGCGCCCAACGCCGGGCCTTTCACCTATACGGGCACCTGCAGCTACATTGTCGGCGCGGGCGACGTCGCCCTCATTGATCCCGGTCCCAATGATCCGCGTCACGTTGCGGCGCTGCTCGACGCCTTACGGGGCGAGCGGCTGCGCTACATCCTCGTGACCCATACGCATCGCGACCACTCGCCCGCCGCGCGACCTCTGAAGGAGGCGACCGGCGCCATCATCGCAGGTTGCGCCCCCTATGCGCCGCCTCCCGACATCGGCGTGACTGGTCCCGGTCTCGACGCCTCGCACGACACGGCCTATGCGCCCGACGTGACTTTGAAGGAAGGCCATCGTCTGGATCTCGGCGGGGCGACGGTCGAAGCTCTCGAGACGCCTGGCCACACGACGAACCATCTCTGTTTCGCCCTGCGCGACGAGAAGGCGCTATTCACGGGCGATCACGTCATGGGATGGTCGACCACGGTGATCGCGCCGCCGGACGGCTCGATGACGGACTACATGGCGTCAGTTGAACGAATGCGCCAGCGCGACGACGCGATCTATTGGCCCGGCCATGGCGATCCGGTGCCGGAGCCGCAGCGCTATCTGCGCGCCCTGCAGCATCATCGCCGCGCCCGCGAGGCGGCCATTCTTCAGCGCCTCGACGCCGGCGACGACACGGTCCCCGCGATGGTGGCGCGTATTTACGAAAGCGTGGACAAGCGGCTGCACGGCGCTGCGGCCATGACGGTCTTCGCCCATTTGGAAGACCTCGTCCTGCGCGGCCTCGTGGAGAGCGACGGCCCGCCCTCTCTCGCAGCGCGCTATGCGCGGAAGTGA
- a CDS encoding septum formation initiator family protein, producing MLRFRLFLRSLVLPVLLYCVAGTVASYFVWHGVNGQRGLKTGEEYEQKLAQLRQERDLLRFERMQWEARIALIKGEKIDADVLEEETRKRLGRVHKNDVVILLPQDGER from the coding sequence ATGTTGAGATTCCGTCTCTTCCTTCGCTCGCTGGTGCTCCCCGTCCTGCTCTATTGCGTGGCGGGGACGGTGGCCTCTTATTTCGTCTGGCACGGCGTCAACGGGCAGCGCGGGCTCAAGACCGGCGAGGAATATGAGCAGAAGCTTGCGCAACTCCGGCAGGAGCGCGACCTCTTACGGTTCGAGCGCATGCAGTGGGAAGCGCGCATTGCTTTGATCAAGGGCGAGAAGATCGACGCCGATGTTCTCGAAGAAGAGACGCGCAAGCGTCTCGGCCGCGTGCACAAGAATGACGTGGTGATCCTGCTGCCGCAGGATGGCGAGCGCTAA
- a CDS encoding DUF2497 domain-containing protein, with protein MSAANASAPSPSLQDEMRAHEPSMEEILASIRRIISDDQVAPLGRRERETRQRLATEAEAEASGPAVQNAYPAPALDAAPAVDAENAASAAAAEEPAPPPAAVVEIRQLRLHRAAPPPALDADEAQAPEETDEPDIDLDTLETAHETADEAADDEPAQDTLVSDDTASSVASHFQALTASMFLNDSGLLQQYAQEMMRPMLKQWLDDNLPVIVERLVRAEIERVARGGRR; from the coding sequence ATGAGCGCAGCGAACGCGTCCGCACCGTCGCCTTCTCTCCAGGACGAGATGCGCGCGCACGAGCCGTCGATGGAGGAAATTCTCGCCTCGATCCGGCGCATCATCTCCGACGATCAGGTCGCGCCGCTCGGTCGCCGCGAACGTGAGACGCGCCAGCGTCTCGCAACCGAGGCTGAAGCCGAAGCGTCCGGGCCCGCCGTGCAGAACGCCTATCCCGCGCCCGCGCTCGACGCCGCGCCGGCAGTCGACGCTGAGAACGCCGCCTCGGCGGCTGCTGCGGAGGAACCCGCGCCGCCGCCCGCGGCCGTCGTCGAAATACGACAGCTCCGCCTGCATCGCGCCGCGCCGCCGCCTGCCTTGGACGCCGACGAGGCGCAGGCGCCGGAAGAGACCGACGAGCCGGACATTGATCTGGATACGCTCGAGACGGCGCACGAGACGGCGGACGAGGCGGCTGACGACGAGCCCGCGCAGGATACGCTGGTTTCGGACGACACGGCGTCATCGGTCGCCTCGCACTTCCAGGCGCTCACGGCGAGCATGTTTCTCAACGACAGCGGCCTGTTGCAGCAATATGCGCAGGAGATGATGCGTCCCATGCTCAAGCAATGGCTCGACGATAACCTGCCCGTGATTGTCGAGCGGCTGGTGCGCGCGGAAATCGAGCGCGTCGCGCGGGGCGGCAGGCGGTAA
- a CDS encoding TolC family outer membrane protein, giving the protein MDSAAMSQPQAARLRSIARRAIATAALLSALSSPARAETLLSALARAYAGNPDLNQSRAAVRVRDEDMPKALSGMRPKANIQAQAGPLHGNLRFPSFGGGQSAGGAGQRQFFSQEYTGYPRGATLNMSQNVFDAGRTTNSVRQAESSVFAARATMRLTEQAILQNGATAYMNVLRDTAVVNLRKNNISVLEQQLKQTQDRFQVGEVTRTDVAQAEASVAQARSDLYAAQAQLKNSIANYRQIIGDEPRNLEPGRSLEPLLPRSLNEMIEVALVEHPGVVSALHQVDAAELAVKVQESALAPTVAVNAQVSQQWDSFLGLPGTRQFTAQAYGQLNVPLYQGGAEYASIRQAKEQLGQARLNADLQRDSVRASVVSSYGLLETAKASIISGQAAVKAAETALAGVREEAKVGQRTTLDVLNAQQALLNARVSLVISQRDRVVASYAVLGSIGRLSAQELQLDVALYDPSIHYEQVKTKWIGVDTPDGR; this is encoded by the coding sequence ATGGACAGCGCGGCGATGAGCCAGCCGCAGGCGGCCCGCCTCAGATCCATTGCGCGCAGGGCAATCGCTACGGCGGCGCTGCTGTCCGCCCTCTCGAGCCCGGCGCGCGCCGAAACGCTTCTCTCCGCCTTGGCGCGGGCCTACGCCGGCAATCCCGACCTCAACCAGAGTCGCGCCGCGGTCCGCGTTCGCGACGAGGACATGCCCAAGGCGCTCTCCGGCATGCGTCCAAAGGCGAATATCCAGGCCCAGGCTGGCCCGCTGCACGGCAACTTGCGCTTTCCCTCTTTTGGCGGCGGGCAAAGCGCCGGCGGCGCCGGACAGCGGCAGTTTTTCAGCCAGGAATATACAGGCTATCCCCGCGGCGCGACGCTGAACATGTCGCAAAATGTCTTCGACGCCGGCCGCACGACGAACTCCGTCAGACAGGCGGAGTCGAGCGTTTTCGCGGCGCGCGCGACCATGCGGCTGACTGAGCAGGCGATCCTGCAAAACGGCGCGACCGCCTATATGAACGTGCTGCGCGACACGGCGGTCGTTAATCTGCGCAAGAACAACATTTCCGTCCTCGAGCAGCAGCTCAAGCAGACGCAGGACCGGTTTCAGGTGGGCGAGGTGACTCGCACCGACGTGGCGCAGGCGGAGGCCTCCGTCGCGCAGGCGCGCTCCGATCTTTACGCCGCGCAGGCGCAGCTCAAGAACAGCATCGCCAATTACCGCCAAATCATCGGCGACGAGCCCAGAAATCTGGAGCCCGGCCGCTCTCTCGAGCCTCTGCTGCCGAGGTCTCTCAACGAGATGATCGAGGTCGCGCTCGTCGAGCATCCGGGCGTCGTGTCGGCGTTGCATCAGGTCGACGCCGCGGAACTCGCCGTCAAGGTTCAAGAGAGCGCTTTGGCGCCGACGGTGGCGGTCAACGCCCAGGTTTCTCAGCAATGGGACTCCTTCCTCGGTCTTCCGGGAACGCGCCAGTTCACCGCGCAGGCTTATGGCCAGCTCAATGTGCCGCTTTACCAGGGCGGCGCCGAATACGCTTCAATTCGACAGGCGAAGGAGCAATTGGGGCAGGCCCGGCTCAACGCCGATCTGCAGCGCGACAGCGTGCGGGCGAGCGTCGTGTCGAGCTACGGACTGCTCGAAACCGCAAAAGCCTCGATCATTTCTGGACAGGCGGCGGTGAAGGCGGCGGAGACCGCGCTCGCCGGCGTCCGCGAAGAGGCGAAGGTCGGCCAGCGCACGACGCTCGACGTGCTCAACGCGCAACAGGCGCTGCTCAATGCGCGCGTCAGCCTGGTCATCTCGCAGCGCGACCGGGTCGTCGCCTCCTACGCCGTGCTGGGCTCCATTGGCCGCCTCTCGGCGCAGGAACTGCAACTCGATGTGGCGCTCTACGACCCGAGCATCCATTACGAGCAGGTCAAGACCAAATGGATCGGCGTCGATACGCCGGACGGGCGATAA
- a CDS encoding protein-L-isoaspartate O-methyltransferase, with product MSEAAVATVRRNAEQGLAAAELRRTMVERQLRPFDLTDVPLLERFLNVPRELFLPSSQSSVAYSDLAVTVTGAAGRRRTLLPPLVLARMLQGGAPRPGEKVLAIGGAGYSAAILSGLVGEVVSLDSDPELAERAAHGLSAIGVANVRVEAGPMEQGFPAAAPFDLIYVEGGVEAGLETLFAQLTPNGRLLAIVTPEAGAGQHVVRFERQGGQAAGRVSLLSVNAPTLEGFAKAPGFSF from the coding sequence ATGTCGGAAGCAGCGGTGGCGACGGTTCGTCGCAATGCGGAGCAGGGGCTTGCGGCGGCCGAGTTGCGACGCACCATGGTCGAACGCCAGCTGCGTCCCTTCGACCTGACGGACGTGCCGCTGCTCGAACGGTTTCTCAACGTGCCGCGCGAGTTGTTTCTGCCGTCGAGCCAGTCCTCGGTCGCCTATTCGGACCTCGCCGTGACGGTGACGGGCGCAGCCGGCCGTCGCCGCACGTTGTTGCCGCCCCTGGTGCTGGCGCGCATGCTCCAGGGCGGCGCCCCGCGTCCGGGCGAGAAGGTCCTCGCAATTGGCGGCGCTGGCTATTCCGCGGCGATTCTCTCTGGCCTCGTCGGCGAAGTCGTGTCGCTGGACAGCGATCCGGAACTTGCCGAGCGCGCCGCTCACGGGCTTTCGGCCATCGGCGTCGCCAACGTCCGGGTCGAGGCCGGACCGATGGAGCAGGGCTTTCCCGCGGCGGCGCCCTTCGACCTGATCTATGTCGAGGGCGGTGTCGAGGCCGGGCTCGAGACGCTCTTTGCGCAACTCACCCCGAACGGCCGACTGTTGGCGATCGTAACGCCCGAGGCTGGCGCGGGTCAGCATGTCGTGCGCTTCGAGCGCCAGGGCGGCCAGGCCGCTGGACGCGTGTCGCTGCTGAGCGTCAACGCGCCAACCCTGGAAGGTTTCGCGAAAGCGCCCGGCTTCAGCTTCTGA
- a CDS encoding Rrf2 family transcriptional regulator encodes MLTKKAKYGLKAMVYLAGVEPGQTALVADIASENQIPKKFLDAILSELRNAGFVHSKKGKGGGYMLARAPGEIAVGNLVRALDGPLAPIQCASRRLYRRCDDCVDETHCAVRLVMLEARDAIARVLDNTTLDQMRALGEAGLTLLERKRKKAAGSAAMDMA; translated from the coding sequence ATGCTCACGAAAAAAGCCAAATACGGGCTCAAGGCGATGGTCTATCTCGCCGGCGTCGAGCCCGGCCAGACCGCGCTCGTCGCCGACATTGCGTCGGAAAACCAGATCCCCAAGAAATTTCTCGACGCGATTCTGAGCGAATTGCGCAACGCTGGCTTCGTTCACTCCAAGAAAGGCAAGGGCGGCGGCTACATGCTGGCCAGGGCGCCGGGGGAGATCGCCGTCGGCAATCTCGTGCGCGCGCTCGACGGTCCACTGGCCCCAATTCAGTGCGCGAGCCGCAGGCTATATCGCCGATGCGACGACTGCGTCGACGAGACGCACTGCGCGGTGCGCCTCGTGATGCTGGAGGCGCGCGACGCCATCGCCCGCGTGCTCGACAACACGACTCTCGACCAGATGCGGGCGCTCGGCGAGGCTGGTCTGACCCTCCTTGAACGGAAGCGTAAGAAGGCCGCCGGTTCAGCGGCCATGGACATGGCCTGA
- a CDS encoding sulfite exporter TauE/SafE family protein, whose protein sequence is MFAFADALHAFNPLYSVSGFVVGTLVGFTGVGGGSLMTPILVLLFGVAPTTAVGTDLLYAAITKSNGTLVHGLNGTVDWRITRRLACGSLPATIVTLITLAWLGKTAGHAANGLITSALGFALLLTAGAILFRRWILDYIAHHLDNLTDRRVAGLTMALGAFLGVLVSVSSVGAGALGMTVLLALYPRTPTVRLVGSDIAHAVPLTFVAGFGHWLLGGVDWLLLFSLLVGSLPGIAIGSHLAARVPDHYLRPVLATMMAAVGVKLSI, encoded by the coding sequence ATGTTCGCCTTCGCCGATGCGCTCCACGCGTTCAATCCGCTCTATTCGGTGTCGGGCTTCGTGGTTGGAACCCTGGTTGGCTTCACGGGGGTCGGCGGCGGATCGCTGATGACGCCGATCCTGGTGTTGCTGTTTGGCGTCGCGCCGACGACGGCGGTGGGCACTGATCTGCTCTACGCCGCCATCACCAAGAGCAATGGCACGCTCGTCCACGGATTGAACGGGACCGTCGACTGGCGGATCACCCGGCGCCTCGCCTGCGGCTCGCTGCCCGCAACGATCGTCACGCTCATTACCCTCGCCTGGCTCGGCAAGACCGCGGGGCATGCGGCGAATGGGCTCATCACCTCGGCGCTCGGCTTTGCGCTGCTGCTCACCGCCGGAGCCATCCTCTTCCGCCGCTGGATTTTAGACTACATCGCCCACCACCTCGACAATCTGACCGACCGCCGCGTCGCCGGGCTGACGATGGCGCTCGGCGCGTTTCTGGGCGTGCTCGTGTCGGTCTCCTCCGTGGGCGCCGGCGCGCTCGGCATGACCGTCCTTCTTGCGCTCTATCCGCGCACGCCGACGGTGCGTCTCGTCGGATCGGACATTGCGCACGCCGTGCCATTGACCTTCGTCGCCGGCTTCGGGCATTGGCTTCTTGGCGGCGTGGACTGGCTGTTGCTTTTCTCGCTGCTCGTCGGCTCCCTGCCCGGCATCGCCATTGGGAGTCATCTCGCCGCCCGCGTGCCGGACCATTATCTGAGGCCGGTGCTGGCGACGATGATGGCGGCGGTCGGCGTCAAGCTGTCGATCTAG
- the cysK gene encoding cysteine synthase A produces the protein MSNDKPFTPPAKPGRGRIYDSITQTIGDTPLVRLDRLAKQKGVKANLLAKLEFFNPIASVKDRIGVAMIDALEKAGKITPGQSVLIEPTSGNTGIALAFVAAARGYRLILVMPESMSIERRKMLALLGAELVLTPAAQGMKGALAKASELLAETPGAVIPQQFENPANPEIHRVTTAEEIWNDANGHVDYFVSGVGTGGTITGVGQVLKQRNPSLRVVAVEPEDSAVLSGRPPGPHKIQGIGAGFVPPILDRGVIDEIVTIGNQTAFEAARLLARVEGIPVGISSGAAVAAALEIANRPEAEGKNIVLIIPSFAERYLSTALFEGL, from the coding sequence ATGTCGAACGACAAGCCTTTCACGCCGCCCGCCAAGCCGGGCCGCGGCCGCATCTATGATTCGATTACCCAAACCATTGGCGATACGCCGCTTGTGCGGCTCGACCGCCTGGCCAAGCAAAAGGGCGTCAAAGCCAATCTCCTCGCCAAGCTCGAGTTTTTCAACCCGATCGCCAGCGTCAAGGACCGCATCGGCGTCGCCATGATCGACGCGCTGGAGAAGGCCGGCAAGATCACCCCCGGCCAGTCCGTGCTGATCGAACCGACCTCCGGCAACACCGGCATTGCGCTCGCTTTCGTGGCGGCGGCGCGCGGCTACCGGCTCATCCTCGTCATGCCCGAGTCGATGTCGATCGAGCGGCGCAAGATGCTGGCGCTTCTGGGCGCCGAACTCGTGCTGACGCCCGCGGCGCAGGGCATGAAGGGCGCGCTCGCCAAGGCCTCCGAACTCCTCGCCGAGACGCCCGGCGCGGTCATTCCGCAGCAGTTCGAAAATCCCGCCAATCCCGAAATCCACCGCGTCACCACGGCCGAGGAAATCTGGAACGACGCCAACGGCCATGTCGATTATTTCGTTTCGGGAGTCGGCACGGGCGGCACCATCACCGGCGTCGGTCAGGTGCTGAAACAGCGTAACCCGTCGCTGCGCGTCGTGGCGGTGGAGCCCGAGGATTCAGCCGTGCTGTCCGGGCGGCCGCCGGGACCGCACAAGATTCAGGGCATCGGCGCCGGCTTCGTGCCGCCGATCCTCGATCGCGGCGTCATCGACGAGATCGTGACGATCGGCAATCAGACGGCTTTCGAAGCGGCGCGGCTCCTCGCCCGCGTCGAAGGCATTCCGGTCGGCATTTCCTCCGGCGCCGCCGTGGCCGCCGCGCTGGAAATCGCCAACCGGCCCGAGGCCGAAGGCAAGAACATCGTGCTGATCATTCCGTCCTTCGCCGAGCGCTATCTGTCGACCGCGCTGTTCGAAGGGCTTTGA